In the genome of Ancylomarina subtilis, one region contains:
- a CDS encoding PorP/SprF family type IX secretion system membrane protein encodes MGNQSHITTRYILTILICLCSTLPKLFSQENILFTNYNQNKLFINPAFSGNKPYMEMAMGYHKQWTGVEGAPKSSILSAHAPLNNSKIGLGTMVYSNKIGILNETGFFASYAYKISLTKKRVLAFGLQAGIVNKEVRWSDLRTYDPNFNGDDPSIPNMNVSSVAPNFGLGIYYNTPKFHLGFSAPRLLQNTYPHENSMGENINFEFRDIYFYLNTGLQLELNPKIQVEPSLLFFSSANSTLDYNLNLIFYHINGIFAGSGYRAGKYWSIHIGYEFNSKIGINYSYENSLDKLKRGDHSSHEFFINYKISLKKSSYTSPRFF; translated from the coding sequence ATGGGAAATCAAAGTCATATCACCACTCGTTATATTCTGACGATATTGATATGCCTTTGCTCAACACTCCCAAAACTATTTTCTCAGGAAAATATCCTTTTCACCAATTATAATCAGAACAAATTATTTATTAACCCAGCCTTTTCTGGCAATAAACCTTATATGGAGATGGCCATGGGCTATCACAAACAATGGACAGGCGTAGAAGGCGCTCCAAAATCTTCAATATTATCAGCTCATGCCCCATTAAACAACAGTAAAATTGGACTCGGTACCATGGTATACAGCAATAAAATTGGAATCTTAAATGAAACGGGGTTCTTTGCTAGCTATGCCTACAAAATTAGTCTGACTAAAAAACGTGTATTGGCTTTCGGACTACAGGCAGGAATCGTGAATAAAGAGGTGCGATGGTCGGATCTTAGAACTTACGATCCAAATTTTAACGGGGATGATCCCAGCATTCCTAATATGAACGTAAGTAGTGTGGCTCCAAATTTCGGTCTAGGCATATACTACAACACCCCGAAATTTCATTTGGGCTTTTCTGCACCTCGCTTGTTACAAAACACCTACCCTCATGAAAACAGTATGGGTGAAAATATCAATTTTGAATTTAGAGATATCTATTTCTATTTAAATACTGGCCTTCAGTTAGAACTTAATCCTAAAATTCAAGTAGAACCTTCCTTGCTGTTTTTTTCTTCAGCAAACTCTACACTAGATTATAATTTAAATCTTATTTTTTATCATATAAATGGTATTTTTGCCGGGAGTGGTTATCGGGCTGGGAAGTATTGGTCAATCCATATAGGCTATGAGTTTAATTCTAAAATTGGCATTAACTATTCCTATGAAAACAGTCTCGATAAACTGAAACGTGGTGACCATTCAAGCCATGAATTTTTTATAAACTATAAGATTTCTTTGAAGAAAAGTAGCTATACATCACCTAGATTTTTCTAA